One part of the Myxococcales bacterium genome encodes these proteins:
- a CDS encoding PAS domain S-box protein, whose product MSASDDRDQTAMELGKAYQRIAELERQLARIQEEKRKYRMVTENATDIIWIVNLDLQFTFISAAVEKVRGFTVAEALQERLTDVLTPESYSLTLHHFQQELARDQDPDRPHGRNLMLELAQYRKDGSTIWTENTMKFIRDDANRPIGVIGVTRDISARMKTDKDLRESEERYRQLFESESDSIFLIDNETGRLLEANAAATAMYQMSREELLTKKNTDLSAEPEDTRRVTVSSPVISDQIITIPLRFHRKKDGTVFPVEITGRFFVRKGRPVHIAAIRDITERLRVEKENREWKRRYDLLFLSAGNIVYECNPQTGEAEWGGSIEAILGYAPAELTGGYHRWKELIHPNDREAIVRRYDESWERGTKFSAEYRCLRKNGHYVLLQDTGYPLLDEQGRPERILGVINDITDKKAAEENRRRLEEQLVQAQKMESIGRLAGGVAHDFNNILTGIIGYAEMMLTGMADDDRSFAEVTEIKKAAERAATLTAQLLAFSRKQLIDPKILDLNLLVGQSVRMIQRLIGEDIDLQFTAAPDLGRVKVDAGQIDQILINLAVNARDAMPRGGKLVIETANTEIDAAFCRRHPYATPGCYTMLAMSDTGCGMTPEVMQHLFEPFFTTKERGKGTGLGLSMIYGIVKQNNGFINVYSELNQGTSFKIYLPAVAVTSDQPPAPDPHDLPPGSETILLVEDEEVVRGMVRQILEDHGYRVWLATTAEEAQALAFAAEPPLDLLFTDVVLPTLNGRQLFESLQVKWPALRVLYMSGYTENAIAHHGVVDEGVMFLQKPFSIASLLRKVREALERKP is encoded by the coding sequence ATGTCCGCCTCAGACGACCGCGACCAGACGGCGATGGAATTGGGAAAAGCCTACCAGCGGATAGCCGAGTTGGAACGTCAATTGGCGCGAATCCAGGAAGAAAAGCGCAAATATCGGATGGTCACGGAAAACGCGACCGACATCATCTGGATCGTCAATCTGGACCTGCAATTCACCTTTATCAGCGCCGCGGTGGAAAAAGTGCGCGGTTTCACCGTCGCGGAAGCGTTGCAGGAGCGCTTGACGGATGTGCTGACTCCGGAATCCTACTCGCTCACCCTGCATCACTTTCAACAGGAATTGGCCCGGGACCAGGATCCCGATCGCCCCCATGGCCGCAACCTGATGCTGGAATTGGCGCAATACCGCAAGGACGGTTCGACCATCTGGACGGAAAACACGATGAAGTTCATTCGCGACGACGCGAATCGCCCGATCGGCGTCATCGGGGTGACACGGGATATTTCCGCACGAATGAAAACAGATAAGGACTTACGCGAAAGCGAGGAACGCTATCGCCAGTTGTTCGAGTCCGAATCCGATTCGATTTTTCTGATCGACAACGAAACCGGCCGGCTGCTCGAGGCGAACGCCGCCGCAACCGCGATGTACCAAATGAGCCGCGAGGAACTGCTGACGAAGAAAAACACGGACCTCTCGGCCGAACCCGAGGACACGCGGCGGGTCACCGTTTCCTCGCCGGTGATTTCCGATCAAATCATTACCATCCCATTGCGCTTTCACCGCAAAAAGGACGGCACCGTGTTCCCCGTGGAAATCACCGGTCGCTTTTTCGTTCGGAAAGGCCGGCCGGTGCACATCGCCGCCATCCGCGACATCACCGAACGGCTGCGCGTGGAAAAAGAAAACCGCGAGTGGAAACGGCGCTACGACCTGCTTTTCCTTTCGGCGGGCAACATCGTCTACGAATGCAACCCTCAGACCGGCGAAGCCGAATGGGGCGGCAGCATCGAGGCGATACTCGGCTATGCGCCCGCCGAACTGACCGGCGGTTACCATCGCTGGAAGGAATTGATCCATCCAAACGATCGCGAAGCCATCGTCCGCCGGTATGACGAAAGCTGGGAACGCGGCACGAAGTTCAGTGCCGAGTATCGGTGCCTTCGGAAAAACGGTCATTATGTGTTGCTGCAGGATACGGGTTACCCGCTGCTCGACGAGCAAGGTCGCCCCGAGCGAATCCTCGGCGTGATCAACGACATCACCGACAAAAAGGCCGCCGAGGAAAACCGCCGGCGGCTCGAGGAACAGCTCGTCCAGGCGCAGAAAATGGAGTCGATCGGCCGCCTGGCCGGCGGTGTGGCGCACGATTTCAACAACATACTGACCGGGATCATCGGCTATGCCGAGATGATGCTGACCGGGATGGCCGACGACGACCGATCGTTCGCCGAAGTGACCGAAATCAAGAAGGCCGCCGAACGCGCGGCGACCCTGACCGCCCAACTGCTGGCCTTCAGCCGCAAACAGCTCATCGATCCGAAGATCCTCGACCTTAACCTCTTGGTGGGCCAATCCGTTCGGATGATCCAACGGCTGATCGGCGAGGACATCGATCTGCAATTCACCGCCGCGCCGGACCTCGGCAGAGTGAAAGTCGACGCAGGCCAGATCGATCAGATCCTGATTAATCTGGCGGTGAACGCCCGCGACGCCATGCCACGGGGCGGCAAACTGGTCATCGAAACCGCCAATACCGAAATCGACGCGGCCTTTTGCCGCCGGCATCCGTATGCCACGCCCGGCTGTTACACCATGCTCGCGATGAGCGACACGGGTTGCGGCATGACGCCGGAAGTGATGCAGCACCTTTTCGAACCGTTTTTCACCACCAAGGAACGCGGCAAAGGCACCGGACTGGGTTTGTCGATGATCTACGGCATCGTCAAACAGAACAACGGCTTCATCAACGTCTATTCAGAGTTGAATCAGGGAACCAGTTTTAAAATTTACCTGCCCGCCGTCGCCGTAACGTCCGACCAACCGCCGGCGCCCGACCCGCACGACTTGCCCCCGGGCTCGGAAACGATCCTGTTGGTCGAGGACGAGGAAGTGGTTCGCGGGATGGTGCGGCAGATCCTGGAAGATCACGGTTATCGCGTTTGGCTCGCCACCACCGCCGAGGAAGCCCAGGCGCTGGCATTTGCCGCCGAGCCGCCGTTGGATTTGCTGTTCACCGACGTCGTTTTGCCCACCCTGAACGGCCGGCAGCTCTTCGAATCGTTGCAAGTCAAATGGCCGGCGCTCCGCGTGCTGTATATGTCCGGTTATACCGAAAATGCCATCGCCCATCACGGCGTGGTCGACGAAGGCGTCATGTTTCTGCAAAAGCCGTTCTCCATCGCCTCCCTATTGCGAAAGGTCCGCGAAGCCTTGGAGAGAAAACCTTGA
- a CDS encoding formylglycine-generating enzyme family protein: protein MDKRRIPAFLTILFFVAFFGVAINCADEEDEDDDHSPDDGNEDDDHDDDSDDDQDDDTDEDDLSESIGLEWVEIPAGDFTMGCSAGDEACRADERPAHPVTLAAFAMNPLEITQAQFNALLGVNPSYFTACDDCPVEQVSWEQATAFCTLLDARLPTEAEWEYAARAGASTKYSCGDDEACLSGIAWFLDDADLRTHPVGLKDPNDFGLYDLHGNVWEWVNDWYGADYYDAGPAADPAGPNASQWRVLRGGGWNNTADYLRVSYRNYDPPTDRDRVVGFRCVRDDAAVNEGGTVE from the coding sequence ATGGACAAAAGGCGCATCCCGGCATTTTTGACGATCCTCTTTTTCGTGGCCTTTTTCGGCGTCGCGATCAATTGCGCCGACGAGGAAGACGAGGACGACGATCATTCACCCGACGACGGGAATGAGGACGACGATCACGATGACGACAGCGACGACGACCAGGACGACGACACCGACGAGGACGACCTCAGCGAATCGATCGGCCTGGAATGGGTGGAAATACCGGCGGGTGACTTCACGATGGGCTGTTCGGCGGGCGACGAAGCTTGCCGCGCGGACGAGCGGCCGGCCCATCCGGTGACGCTCGCGGCGTTTGCGATGAATCCGCTGGAGATCACCCAGGCGCAATTCAATGCGCTGCTCGGCGTCAACCCGAGCTATTTCACCGCTTGCGACGATTGCCCGGTGGAACAGGTGTCGTGGGAGCAGGCGACCGCGTTTTGCACGCTGCTCGACGCCCGCCTGCCGACCGAGGCCGAGTGGGAATACGCGGCGCGCGCCGGCGCGAGCACGAAATATTCCTGCGGGGACGACGAGGCCTGCCTGTCCGGGATCGCCTGGTTCCTGGACGACGCCGATTTGCGGACCCATCCGGTCGGTTTGAAAGATCCGAACGATTTCGGATTGTACGACCTGCACGGCAACGTCTGGGAATGGGTGAACGACTGGTACGGCGCCGATTATTACGACGCCGGTCCGGCGGCCGATCCCGCCGGGCCGAACGCCAGCCAGTGGCGCGTCCTGCGCGGCGGCGGCTGGAACAATACCGCCGATTACCTGCGCGTTTCCTATCGCAACTACGATCCGCCGACCGATCGCGACCGCGTCGTCGGCTTCCGCTGCGTGCGCGACGACGCCGCGGTCAACGAGGGAGGGACGGTGGAATGA